In the genome of Diorhabda carinulata isolate Delta chromosome Y, icDioCari1.1, whole genome shotgun sequence, one region contains:
- the LOC130902873 gene encoding uncharacterized protein LOC130902873 isoform X1, producing MHLVCLGVMKKLLRIWTGRASRAKMSSTAFQNVSEKIVFLSKCIPVEFNRKGRSLSQLADWKATEFRTFLLYIGPVALYGNVDLAIYEHFLLFHCSIMILISKRHIEKFGVPFARQLLHLFVTHSEKIYGLEFLVYNVHSLLHLADDVENFGPLDNSSAFPFENYLHHLKSLVQSPNKPLQQINRRLKEIEMTVYEKHDSTSPDDEHFCKCELSHFLGPTPNFSCKQYKKLHYKDFIFSIASYSEANCFCLTLEGLVFKIENIVVDNNGAVFILGRRFQDYRSFYKYPVDSKEFYVYRIQNLSEYIELLHCHKVFSKCIVFPFKQEWLSFSLLHH from the coding sequence ATGCACCTAGTTTGTCTAGgtgtaatgaaaaaacttttgcgTATTTGGACAGGACGCGCAAGCCGAGCCAAAATGAGCTCTACTGCATTTCAAAATgtatctgaaaaaattgtttttctcagTAAATGTATTCCAGTAGAATTCAATCGGAAAGGGCGCAGTTTGTCTCAGTTGGCAGATTGGAAAGCAACGGAATTTCGAACATTTTTACTGTATATTGGGCCAGTTGCTTTGTATGGGAATGTCGATTTGGCAATATATGagcattttttgctatttcattGTTCAATTATGATACTTATTTCTAAacgccatattgaaaaattcggaGTTCCATTTGCGCGCCAACTTTTGCATTTATTCGTAACGCACAGTGAAAAGATCTACGGATTAGAGTTCTTAGTTTACAATGTACATTCCTTATTACATTTGGCAGATGACGTTGAAAATTTCGGGCCACTAGACAATTCGTCagcatttccatttgaaaattatctccACCATTTAAAATCGTTAGTTCAGTCTCCGAATAAACCATTACAACAGATTAATAGAcgcttaaaagaaattgaaatgacagtgtacgaaaaacatgactctacttcacctgatgatGAACACTTCTGTAAATGTGAATTGTCCCATTTCTTAGGACCAACGCCAAATTTCTCTTGCAAGCAGTataaaaagcttcattataaagattttattttttctattgcatcatattcagaagcaaattgtttttgtcttaccttagaaggactggttttcaaaatagaaaatatagtagtggataataatggagcagtttttatattaggtaGGAGGTTTCAGGATTAccgttcattttacaaatacccTGTCGACTCAAAAGAATTCTATGTTTATCGCATCCAAAATTTATCAGAGTATATCGAGTTATTGCACTGccacaaagttttttcgaaatgtattgtttttcctttcaagcaggaatggttgtcattttcattattgcatcattag